A stretch of Pyrenophora tritici-repentis strain M4 chromosome 7, whole genome shotgun sequence DNA encodes these proteins:
- a CDS encoding RecQ, Superfamily II DNA helicase has protein sequence MVVFVTRYHKGYKVSGDVKIIHRYLPREVGELVVWYMWLVLPFQQRLEALVWEKEAVSSHMWPADPSGRKWTTDRLREALKRESRIAMGQEWTFAGYREMAIGISRRFLRGSTAFQADEGEENKEWAEEQAGDSIADEQAGHTSHVAGLVYARGIMEQSGAVADRRQQFRASSTDWHRFLGFQAGLDDQRRSSKRKRAPFESEADEARVDRWQRLRKMDARAQLKRMMGEEAKFRGVQEAAIKAITAGESPVVAVMPTGAGKSLLFMLPAWAEQGGTTVVVVPLIALRGDMAQRCKKLGISCVEWQSRRPPDAAAVVLVTPESAVGEEFATFLNRLRATRQLDRIIIDECHIVLNRQYTFRKQMQQLGKLVAVETQMVMLTATLPPSEEDELFRRMHFERGQVRMFRAPTARSNIAYRVVRVEKERKRQEVEATVLAMVQQKVRKYKSGKIVVYGNSVPKVKGLAEKLKCHAYHHHAVGKASMLEEFMGGKQRVIVATSALGMGVDVPDIRCIVHMDWPFSVLDYAQESGRAGRDGERSEAIMMVQDGEQRAADDKQGEAEQRSNSSSRSDSVSSDKGKSSKISESVGRVSSKRDSSNSDDSSSSKSSDEGEGSESSDQGESSESSDEGEGSKDIRGSESSGNSESNESNDKDEGREGNESGESSKSAGSVGSESNSCNSGDSGDSEGSDDGEDGEDGEDGEDSEGNLMAGRKSEGRDDGESSSDSESSKSESSKSGKSNESEAGEAGESNEMASSESEAGEAGESNEMASSE, from the exons atggtggtgtttgtgacacggtaccacaagggatacaaagtcagcggcgacgtcaagattatccatcgatatttgccgcgcgaggtgggcgagctggtagtgtggtatatgtggctggtgttgccgttccagcagcggctcgaggcgttggtgtgggagaaggaggcagtttcgtcgcatatgtggccagcagaccccagcggccgcaagtggacgaccgatcggctgcgggaggcgttgaagcgcgagagccggatcgcgatgggccaggagtggacgtttgccgggtaccgggagatggcgattggcatcagccggcggtttttgcgtggatcgacagcgttccaggcagatgagggcgaggagaataaggagtgggctgaggagcaggcaggagattcgattgccgacgagcaggcgggccatacgtcgcacgtggcgggactggtatacgcgcgagggatcatggagcagtcaggggccgtggcggataggcggcagcagttccgggcatcgagcacggattggcatagatttttgggcttccaggcaggcttggacgaccagagaagaagcagcaagcggaagagagcgccgtttgagagcgaggcagacgaggcaagggtggatcggtggcagcggctgaggaagatggacgcgagagcgcagctgaagcgcatgatgggcgaggaggccaagttccggggggtgcaggaggcagcgatcaaagccatcacagcaggcgagagtcccgtagtagcggtgatgccgacgggggcaggcaagagcttgttgttcatgttgccggcgtgggcagagcagggcggcacgacggtggtggtagtgccgttgatcgcgttgcgtggcgacatggcacagcggtgcaagaagctagggatatcgtgcgtagagtggcagagtcggcgtccgccagacgcagcagcggtggtgttagtgacgcccgagtcggcagttggagaggaatttgcaacgtttttaaaccggctacgagcgacgcggcagctagatcggattattatcgacgagtgccatatcgtgttaaaccggcagtacacgttccgcaagcagatgcagcagctaggtaagctagtggctgtagagacgcagatggtcatgttaacagcaacgttgccacccagcgaggaggacgagttattccggcgaatgcattttgagcgtgggcaggtaagaatgtttagggcaccaacagcacggagcaacatagcgtaccgggtggtaagggtagagaaggagaggaagagacaggaggtagaggcaacggtgttggcgatggtacagcagaaggtccgaaagtataagagcggcaagattgtagtgtacggcaactcagtgccaaaggtcaaggggttagccgagaagctcaagtgccatgcgtatcatcaccacgcggttggcaaggcaagcatgttggaggagttcatgggcggcaagcagcgggtgattgtggcaaccagcgcgttgggcatgggagtggacgtgcccgatatccggtgcattgtccacatggattggccgtttagcgtgttggattacgcgcaggagagcgggcgagccgggcgagacggggagcggagcgaggccatcatgatggtgcaggacggcgagcagcgagcggcggatgacaagcagggggaggcggagcagcg ctccaacagctcgagtaggtcggatagtgtaagcagcgataaaggcaagagcagcaagatcagcgagagcgtaggcagggttagcagcaagagagatagcagcaacagtgacgatagtagcagcagtaagagtagcgacgaaggcgagggcagcgagagcagtgatcaaggcgagagcagcgagagtagtgacgaaggcgagggtagtaaagatattagaggtagcgaaagcagcggcaacagcgagagcaatgagagcaacgacaaagacgagggcagagaaggtaacgagagcggcgagagcagtaagagcgcaggcagcgttggtagcgagagcaatagctgcaacagtggcgatagtggcgatagcgagggcagcgacgacggcgaggatggcgaggatggcgaggatggcgaggacagcgagggcaacttgatggcag ggaggaaaagcgagggtcgtgacgacggcgagagtagctccgatagcgagagcagcaagagcgagagcagcaagagcggcaagagcaacgagagcgaggcaggcgaggcaggcgagagcaacgagatggcaagtagcgagagcgaggcaggcgaggcaggcgagagcaacgagatggcaagtagcgagtag